One Mycoplasma wenyonii str. Massachusetts DNA window includes the following coding sequences:
- the der gene encoding ribosome biogenesis GTPase Der: MSLPRVLIVGATNVGKSQLFNRLIGDRHSIVLDRESLTRDLVMREMTLKSNSTALLIDSGGYSDRLEDSIFQSEINRLLIEQVKQATLVLFVYSQTDGIRLIEQKISKLLHKFATCPVLLIANKIDSKKNRKEHSVFEAQKLGFKDPLLISAEHNINVEVLRSKIEEVCLSGEKRETQENQQHLLKLAIIGKVNVGKSSLVNALLNSNSIIVSSVEGTTIDLVEYKLSYKGEEYLLIDSPGWKKLKKVGLRNEELDHLSFTRAQKAIKFANILLFVVDLDSSLNYLDDKVAKEVFNSNLPVIIVVNKWDLLDYATGPERDAYEKQIRKKFYFLSWAPIVFLSSKYSKRLDKLFEALALIKKESSRSFSEFELNSFLSRANLFLLNSTKAVTLNEIKQVNSSIPTFVIHCSNPDSINTQQLRLIESQFRTSLKCIYSPIKLYYKKS, translated from the coding sequence ATGTCTCTACCTAGAGTTCTTATAGTTGGAGCAACTAATGTAGGGAAATCACAGCTATTTAACAGATTAATTGGAGATAGACACTCAATTGTTTTAGATAGAGAGAGTCTTACTAGAGATTTAGTTATGAGGGAGATGACTCTAAAGTCTAACTCTACTGCCCTACTAATAGATAGTGGAGGTTATTCAGATAGACTAGAGGATTCAATCTTTCAATCTGAAATCAATAGATTACTAATAGAACAAGTTAAACAAGCTACTTTAGTGCTTTTTGTTTACTCACAAACAGATGGAATTAGGTTAATAGAACAAAAGATCTCTAAATTGCTGCACAAGTTTGCTACTTGTCCAGTCTTATTAATAGCAAACAAGATTGACTCAAAGAAGAATAGAAAGGAACACAGTGTTTTTGAGGCTCAAAAATTAGGTTTCAAAGATCCTTTATTGATCTCTGCAGAACACAATATCAATGTCGAGGTTTTGAGATCAAAGATAGAAGAAGTTTGTCTCTCTGGAGAAAAAAGAGAAACTCAAGAGAACCAACAACATCTATTGAAGCTAGCTATTATTGGGAAGGTGAATGTGGGAAAGTCTTCACTAGTTAATGCACTTCTGAACTCTAACTCTATTATTGTTTCTTCAGTCGAAGGAACAACCATAGATTTAGTGGAATACAAGCTGAGTTACAAGGGAGAAGAGTATCTATTAATTGACAGTCCAGGTTGAAAGAAATTAAAGAAAGTGGGACTAAGAAATGAGGAGTTAGATCATCTATCTTTTACTAGAGCCCAGAAGGCGATTAAGTTTGCAAATATATTGCTCTTTGTAGTTGATCTAGACTCTTCTCTTAACTACTTAGATGACAAGGTTGCGAAAGAAGTTTTTAACTCTAACTTGCCTGTGATCATAGTAGTTAATAAGTGAGATCTCCTAGACTATGCAACAGGACCAGAAAGAGATGCATATGAAAAACAAATTAGAAAGAAGTTCTACTTTCTTAGTTGAGCCCCTATAGTCTTTCTTAGCTCTAAATACTCTAAGAGATTAGATAAATTATTTGAAGCTTTGGCTCTAATAAAGAAAGAAAGTAGTAGATCTTTCTCAGAGTTTGAACTAAATAGTTTCTTATCTAGAGCTAATTTATTCTTACTTAACTCAACTAAAGCAGTAACTCTAAATGAGATCAAACAAGTTAACTCTTCTATTCCCACTTTTGTAATACATTGCTCTAATCCAGATAGCATAAATACACAGCAGTTGAGGCTTATAGAGAGCCAATTTAGAACTTCTTTGAAATGTATTTATTCACCAATAAAGCTGTATTACAAAAAAAGTTAG
- a CDS encoding phosphotransferase: protein MPKELARNFFVVSFPHYRTQIKSCKKVLIGFSNRVFKLTLLDGRAYKVRIADNNHLISRKNEQEVLKLLPDPNLIVYESSSGNAIYNWIEGKPLSSRQLTKDMLEKIVKLATNFHSIPVSKLKGIEEHNHFDTISKVEKEREEYSKFFPIYKELVEKYQDLPKFLTHNDISLKNLIYSEESDTLSLIDYEWARLNTIYWEYGNFARESNLSKAKIIALAKLVKLQEKILLDFVFIATFYSWQLSFSWDRSERLEKYRSKLSSQLTKYTSWRN from the coding sequence GTGCCAAAGGAGTTAGCCAGAAACTTCTTTGTAGTTAGCTTTCCTCACTACAGAACACAAATAAAAAGCTGTAAGAAGGTATTAATAGGTTTTTCTAATAGAGTCTTCAAGTTAACTCTTTTAGATGGAAGAGCTTATAAGGTCAGAATAGCTGATAATAACCACCTAATTTCTAGAAAGAATGAACAAGAGGTCTTGAAGTTATTGCCTGATCCTAACCTAATAGTCTATGAGAGTTCTAGTGGAAATGCCATCTACAACTGAATAGAAGGAAAACCTCTGAGTTCTAGACAACTCACTAAAGATATGCTGGAGAAGATAGTAAAGTTAGCTACTAACTTTCACTCTATTCCTGTGAGTAAGTTAAAAGGGATAGAAGAACACAATCACTTTGACACTATCTCAAAAGTAGAAAAAGAAAGAGAAGAATACTCTAAATTCTTCCCTATCTATAAAGAGTTAGTGGAGAAATACCAAGACTTACCTAAGTTTTTAACTCACAATGATATAAGTCTTAAGAACTTAATCTACTCAGAAGAGAGTGATACTCTTTCTCTTATTGACTATGAGTGAGCAAGACTAAATACTATCTATTGAGAATATGGTAACTTTGCTAGAGAGAGCAATCTCTCTAAAGCAAAGATAATTGCTTTAGCTAAATTAGTTAAGTTACAAGAAAAGATACTACTTGATTTTGTATTCATTGCTACTTTCTATTCTTGACAGCTTAGTTTTAGTTGAGATAGATCAGAGAGACTAGAGAAATATAGAAGTAAATTAAGCTCTCAACTAACAAAATACACTAGCTGAAGAAACTAG
- a CDS encoding ribonuclease J, producing the protein MSSCHTIEQHIFEARNHKCTDSTYFFGLGGIEEIGKNCYCIEHKEEILILDFGIKFGNKQTQPGVTGLVANLEYLIKEKSKIVGLFITHGHEDHIGGIVHLLNRIDIPVIYAPALASELIKKKIEEHKPTYEPKMVVYNSSSLFFTKYFGIDFFEVNHSIPDSFGFSISTPNGYIAFSGDFRFDLKNKINSKAFQRLINIGSREVDLLLCESTAAAQPGFNESELTIIQELKNIISSAKGRIIITFFASNLGRIEEIVKLANSKGRRIAIFGRSIESSLKCSQAAGLLNNYDLKNSMVSAQELDSIPDDQVLIICTGSQGEESSALSIISKGSHPFISLKPTDDIIFSSNAIPGNKQAINELVNRLYKTGCNIHLNSSECRIHASGHATKLEQQLFISFISPKYLAPIHGEKKMLHDLKRNVVELNIVNKDNIFILKNGSRLELTNREVKRAPEKDLKFSQAFYVIENKLTDKGKEILDERTHLASHGLLVVSIALCLKTKVIHSISPISTIGSLSFSISVDLFRDLNRLIRQKVEYLLKNLTFELNKESVSKSVSSLVEEFFSTNRKNQKVPKTVIVVEDIEYSKLWEDSITADYKSNEQQTTKS; encoded by the coding sequence ATGTCTTCTTGTCACACCATAGAACAACATATTTTTGAAGCTAGAAATCACAAATGCACTGATAGCACTTATTTCTTCGGATTAGGGGGAATAGAAGAGATAGGTAAAAACTGTTACTGCATAGAACACAAAGAAGAAATACTAATACTAGACTTTGGAATTAAGTTTGGGAATAAACAAACTCAACCTGGAGTTACTGGTTTAGTTGCTAATCTAGAGTACTTAATTAAAGAGAAGTCAAAAATAGTCGGCTTGTTTATAACTCACGGGCATGAAGACCACATAGGAGGTATTGTTCACCTCTTAAATAGAATAGATATTCCTGTAATATATGCCCCTGCATTAGCTTCAGAGCTAATAAAGAAAAAGATAGAAGAACACAAACCAACTTATGAACCTAAGATGGTTGTCTATAACTCTTCTTCTCTATTCTTTACTAAATACTTTGGAATAGATTTCTTCGAGGTAAATCACTCAATTCCAGACTCATTTGGTTTTTCTATCTCAACCCCTAATGGTTATATAGCTTTCAGTGGTGACTTCAGATTTGACTTAAAGAACAAGATAAATAGCAAAGCCTTTCAAAGACTTATAAATATAGGTTCTAGAGAAGTAGACTTGCTTCTCTGTGAGTCCACTGCAGCTGCACAACCTGGATTCAATGAAAGTGAACTAACTATTATTCAAGAGCTGAAGAATATTATCTCTTCAGCTAAGGGAAGAATAATAATTACCTTCTTCGCTTCTAACCTAGGAAGAATAGAAGAAATAGTTAAGTTAGCTAACTCTAAAGGGAGAAGAATAGCTATCTTTGGTAGATCAATTGAAAGTAGCTTGAAGTGTTCACAGGCAGCTGGACTACTAAATAACTATGATCTCAAGAATAGTATGGTTTCAGCTCAAGAACTAGATTCTATTCCTGACGATCAAGTCTTAATTATCTGTACAGGCTCCCAAGGAGAAGAATCCTCCGCACTAAGTATTATCTCTAAAGGTTCTCATCCTTTTATCTCTCTGAAACCAACAGATGATATTATCTTTTCTTCTAATGCCATTCCAGGAAATAAACAAGCTATTAATGAATTAGTTAACAGACTCTATAAGACTGGTTGCAATATTCACTTAAATTCCAGTGAGTGCAGAATACATGCCTCTGGTCACGCAACCAAGCTAGAACAACAACTATTCATTTCCTTTATCTCTCCGAAATACCTTGCACCTATTCACGGAGAAAAGAAGATGTTACATGATCTCAAAAGAAATGTAGTTGAGTTGAATATTGTCAATAAAGACAATATTTTTATATTGAAGAATGGTTCCAGACTAGAGTTAACTAATAGAGAAGTAAAAAGAGCTCCTGAGAAAGATCTAAAGTTCTCTCAAGCCTTTTATGTAATAGAGAACAAATTAACTGATAAAGGAAAAGAGATCTTAGATGAAAGAACTCACTTAGCTTCTCATGGACTATTAGTTGTCTCTATAGCTCTTTGTTTAAAAACTAAGGTAATTCACTCTATCTCTCCTATCTCTACTATTGGCTCTCTTTCTTTTTCTATCTCTGTAGATCTATTCAGAGATCTAAATAGATTAATAAGACAAAAAGTAGAGTATCTCTTAAAAAACCTTACTTTTGAACTTAATAAAGAAAGTGTCTCTAAATCTGTTAGCTCTTTAGTAGAAGAGTTTTTCTCTACTAACAGAAAGAATCAAAAAGTACCTAAAACAGTTATTGTGGTGGAAGATATTGAATACTCTAAGTTATGAGAAGACTCTATAACAGCTGACTATAAATCTAATGAACAACAAACAACTAAGTCTTAG
- a CDS encoding aspartyl/glutamyl-tRNA amidotransferase subunit B codes for MEGELQTNFQFKIGLEIHLALNTEYKAFSVTRIEDTSYTSLGLIGTLPQINTSAIKSAYKMAWALNTVIPKELTFERKSYFYFDLPRGYQLTQHSNPIGKGGYIFLPNLKQKISISSVALEEDTAAHSSYDGPQKNYQLSLQRLGVPLIEIVTEPELKSAEEAIECVKIIRFLSFLLKLSKAELESGQLRVDLNVSLIDEYGEARTGRAEIKNLASYKAIEQATVQIKKHFIEKMTKGEEDIFANETFSWIESESRLVRSRSKMSEADYLFIPESCIPAIKLSVEEKEELIFEANQDQLNNAIKGIESSKLAERERQEIVAGYDFFWECYRVQQILKDWANSYFVLKIFQSIKGSEKAFENLVNFLTKLVEELYKSYRITEFKFNNWKIRECCKKLISPMADIEQVVEFYLSLPTIGKEQIVELCHTTIDKEKEELKKIVEKEDKLTNYLLGVIKTKYKEQVEMAEAKQIVDMKLKSFIERINSVEEIIEEEKEEEPQFSTDTIWGKMKQQRLERKKALEAQLKAWEEEEKRESGELDQSKEVKEESEDS; via the coding sequence TTGGAGGGAGAGTTACAAACTAACTTTCAGTTCAAGATTGGGTTAGAGATCCATTTAGCTTTAAACACTGAATATAAAGCCTTTTCCGTTACTCGAATAGAAGATACTTCCTATACCTCTTTGGGACTTATTGGAACACTTCCACAGATAAATACCTCTGCTATTAAGTCTGCTTACAAAATGGCTTGAGCTTTAAATACTGTTATTCCTAAAGAGTTAACTTTTGAGAGAAAGTCCTACTTTTACTTTGATCTCCCTAGAGGTTATCAACTAACTCAACACTCAAACCCTATAGGTAAAGGGGGTTATATCTTTTTACCTAACTTAAAGCAAAAGATAAGTATTAGCTCTGTTGCTTTAGAAGAAGACACTGCAGCTCATTCATCTTATGATGGTCCTCAAAAGAACTACCAATTATCTCTGCAAAGACTAGGAGTTCCTCTAATAGAAATAGTTACTGAGCCAGAGCTAAAGAGTGCTGAAGAGGCCATAGAGTGTGTAAAGATAATTAGATTTCTCTCTTTTCTCTTAAAGCTCTCTAAAGCGGAGTTAGAGAGTGGTCAATTAAGAGTTGATCTAAATGTCTCTTTAATTGATGAGTATGGAGAGGCAAGAACGGGTAGAGCTGAGATAAAGAACTTAGCTTCTTATAAGGCTATTGAACAAGCTACTGTTCAGATCAAGAAACACTTTATTGAAAAGATGACTAAAGGAGAAGAAGATATCTTTGCCAATGAAACTTTTAGCTGAATAGAGAGTGAATCTAGATTGGTTCGATCTAGAAGTAAGATGTCTGAAGCAGACTACTTATTCATTCCTGAGAGTTGTATTCCAGCTATTAAGTTATCTGTAGAAGAGAAAGAAGAGTTAATTTTTGAGGCTAATCAAGATCAACTAAATAATGCTATTAAGGGGATAGAAAGTAGTAAGTTGGCTGAGAGAGAAAGACAAGAGATTGTAGCTGGGTATGACTTCTTTTGAGAGTGTTATAGAGTGCAACAAATACTTAAAGATTGAGCTAACTCTTATTTTGTACTCAAGATCTTTCAGTCTATTAAGGGAAGTGAAAAAGCTTTTGAAAACCTAGTTAATTTCTTAACTAAGTTAGTAGAAGAGCTATATAAGTCATACAGGATAACTGAATTTAAGTTCAATAACTGAAAGATAAGAGAGTGTTGTAAGAAACTTATTTCTCCTATGGCTGATATAGAGCAAGTTGTTGAATTCTATCTCTCTCTACCAACTATTGGAAAAGAACAAATAGTTGAGCTTTGTCACACAACTATTGATAAGGAAAAGGAGGAACTAAAGAAGATAGTTGAAAAGGAAGATAAATTAACTAACTATCTATTAGGAGTTATTAAGACTAAGTACAAAGAACAGGTAGAGATGGCTGAAGCAAAACAAATAGTTGATATGAAACTAAAGAGCTTTATAGAAAGAATTAATAGTGTTGAAGAGATTATTGAGGAAGAAAAAGAAGAAGAACCTCAATTCTCAACAGACACTATTTGAGGTAAGATGAAGCAACAAAGATTAGAAAGAAAGAAGGCCCTAGAAGCTCAACTTAAGGCGTGAGAAGAGGAAGAAAAAAGAGAAAGTGGAGAGTTAGATCAATCTAAAGAAGTGAAAGAAGAGTCTGAAGACTCTTAG
- a CDS encoding HU family DNA-binding protein yields MNKSELLSAIASKTKLTKDQVNSVLNSYAEIVMDQAIQNKEFTVLNWGKVKITKSAERKGLNPATKKPITIPARWVPRFAFSRTLKARIAEEVKG; encoded by the coding sequence ATGAATAAGTCAGAATTACTTTCAGCAATCGCAAGTAAAACCAAGTTAACTAAGGATCAAGTTAATTCAGTTTTGAACAGTTATGCAGAAATAGTTATGGACCAAGCAATTCAAAATAAGGAATTTACAGTTCTTAATTGAGGAAAGGTCAAAATTACTAAGAGTGCTGAAAGAAAAGGACTTAACCCAGCAACTAAAAAACCTATTACTATTCCTGCAAGATGAGTTCCTAGATTTGCTTTCTCTAGAACACTAAAAGCAAGAATCGCAGAAGAAGTAAAAGGATAG
- the ptsP gene encoding phosphoenolpyruvate--protein phosphotransferase — MLTQIKALGIGEGVVVGKAYILQKAELKFEKESNTTPDNEFYTFQSIEEKALKQIDQLITLASQNISEEKADIFRAHKEILKDVEIRTEIKEKLFSENCSIAWAINSVYDRYAQTFKEMSDSYFQERAADMNDLKERLLTIALNIDSNEISAINSECIVVAKDLTPSETSLLNKKYIKAFITELGGVTSHSAIMAKTMGFPAIVSAKDALEVIKQGETIAVDASSGIVYLNLDSNEQLLKELQMREQKFEETKLIWENYKSKKCKTLDGKNIPILGNIGQPSDMSKVREFGGEGVGLFRTEFLYMKSRDWPSEEIQYSAYRKTLMDLHDDESLTIRTLDIGGDKHLDYYEFPEEMNPFLGYRAIRMSLNEREQFIAQLRAILRASADGNIKIMFPMITTFEEFIEAKRMVVEVKHQLEVEGHKLADKIPVGLMIEVPGAALISKQLAKVADFFSIGSNDLIQYTNAVDRMSENVNNLYQPNSPGVLRILNMVVKNANEAKIEVSVCGEMASSPQSAVLLIGMGVDKLSMSASSIPMIKRVLNNISFSEAEKLVEQALELTTEKEVVEMVNKYLESNNILL; from the coding sequence ATGCTAACTCAAATTAAGGCATTAGGAATTGGAGAAGGGGTTGTAGTAGGAAAGGCTTACATACTACAAAAAGCAGAGCTTAAGTTTGAAAAAGAATCTAATACTACTCCTGATAATGAGTTCTATACCTTTCAAAGTATTGAAGAAAAAGCTCTTAAACAAATTGATCAGTTAATTACATTAGCTTCTCAAAACATCTCTGAAGAAAAAGCAGATATCTTTAGAGCCCACAAGGAAATACTTAAAGATGTAGAGATCAGAACAGAAATTAAAGAAAAGCTATTTAGTGAGAATTGCTCAATTGCTTGAGCAATTAATTCTGTATATGACAGATATGCTCAAACCTTTAAAGAGATGTCAGATAGTTACTTTCAAGAAAGAGCTGCTGATATGAATGACTTAAAAGAGAGACTATTAACAATAGCTCTTAATATCGATAGCAATGAAATCAGTGCTATTAATAGTGAATGTATAGTAGTTGCTAAAGACTTAACTCCTAGTGAAACCTCTCTACTAAACAAGAAATACATAAAGGCTTTTATTACTGAGTTAGGAGGAGTTACTAGTCACTCTGCTATCATGGCTAAGACTATGGGCTTTCCCGCTATAGTCTCTGCAAAAGATGCACTAGAAGTTATTAAACAAGGAGAAACAATTGCTGTAGATGCTAGCTCAGGAATTGTATATCTAAATCTAGATTCAAATGAACAACTATTAAAGGAGTTACAAATGAGAGAGCAAAAGTTTGAAGAAACTAAGTTAATTTGAGAAAACTACAAATCTAAGAAATGTAAGACCTTGGATGGTAAGAATATTCCTATCTTAGGAAATATTGGACAACCTTCCGATATGTCTAAGGTTAGAGAGTTTGGGGGAGAAGGGGTTGGACTCTTTAGAACAGAGTTTCTATATATGAAAAGTAGAGATTGACCTTCAGAAGAGATTCAATACTCTGCTTACAGAAAGACTCTTATGGATCTACATGATGACGAAAGCTTAACCATCAGAACTCTAGATATAGGGGGAGATAAACACTTAGACTACTATGAGTTCCCAGAAGAAATGAATCCTTTCTTAGGTTACAGAGCTATAAGAATGAGTCTTAATGAGAGAGAACAATTTATAGCTCAATTAAGAGCTATATTGAGAGCTAGTGCAGATGGAAATATAAAGATTATGTTTCCTATGATTACTACCTTTGAGGAATTCATTGAGGCTAAGAGAATGGTTGTGGAAGTAAAACATCAACTAGAGGTTGAGGGTCATAAATTAGCAGACAAGATTCCTGTAGGTTTAATGATTGAAGTTCCAGGAGCTGCCTTGATCTCTAAACAACTTGCTAAAGTTGCTGATTTCTTCTCTATTGGTTCCAATGACTTAATTCAATATACAAATGCAGTAGATAGAATGTCTGAGAATGTAAACAATCTTTATCAACCAAACTCACCTGGAGTTTTGAGAATACTAAATATGGTTGTTAAGAATGCTAATGAGGCGAAGATAGAAGTTAGTGTTTGTGGTGAAATGGCTAGCTCTCCTCAATCAGCAGTGCTATTAATTGGAATGGGAGTTGATAAGCTGTCTATGTCTGCCTCTTCAATTCCTATGATTAAGAGAGTCTTAAATAATATAAGCTTCTCAGAGGCCGAAAAGTTAGTTGAACAAGCTCTAGAACTAACTACTGAAAAAGAAGTAGTTGAAATGGTTAATAAATACTTAGAAAGTAATAATATACTTCTTTAA
- a CDS encoding HU family DNA-binding protein, with protein MKKKDLLEKISSKVGCTTKIAQNVLSEFQYVLLEELKKSNTVPVLGIGQLKIVKRSPRQGVNPSTKEKIEIPAREVPKLAPSKKLKELVAGEISDIYDSFEY; from the coding sequence TTGAAAAAAAAGGATTTACTGGAAAAAATATCTAGTAAGGTTGGTTGTACAACTAAGATAGCTCAAAACGTTTTGAGCGAGTTTCAATACGTTTTACTAGAAGAACTAAAGAAGAGTAATACTGTTCCTGTTTTGGGTATAGGTCAGCTAAAAATTGTTAAGAGAAGTCCTAGACAAGGAGTTAATCCTTCTACTAAGGAAAAGATTGAAATTCCTGCAAGAGAAGTACCTAAACTAGCTCCTTCTAAAAAACTAAAGGAATTAGTTGCTGGTGAGATCTCAGATATCTACGATTCTTTCGAATACTAG
- a CDS encoding amidase family protein, protein MINKQLTQQVLDILRDNSSKLLSSIPSEAVIESDESWKDKARENFPLIKWQRVRSLVFPSKKQPIRSLVFSLKNSIYIKDKLSSGGSDSLLYHHPPFSATIYERLVQAGAIHICSSALDEFGMGSAGVFCNTGILGNPYDEDRICGGSSSGAAYLVSKGLVDFAIGTDTGGSIRTPASYCSIYGFKPSFGLVSREGILPLCTLLDTPSIISNSVGVIAGVLSVISGPDPLDLTTLKSQRRDFHKFPKKPLKSYLSEDKPEKFSFVVIKELLQYPEGRTLSQQELELKKNYYNLLNRLKQEPSCQLSSESFGWIPLDLAELTYKIIAYSELITHYFSLNGIVTPWLGVKGDNSENLGRSIVNKKALKGFQVSDDYKEKSQILRDRMGREVQLRHLVGYFFLYQSNYQDIYLNARKLMSVYVEKMNNIFSRGKILVSPTTPTIAPLLATYSNDYQVDNFSSALLMSNFSGAPAISIPWLEYEAKVHSKASVVYIGLHLTCKRGEDQYLLSAVKFLESNNLL, encoded by the coding sequence CTGATTAACAAACAACTAACACAACAAGTTTTAGACATCCTAAGAGATAATAGCAGTAAGCTATTATCTTCTATTCCCTCTGAAGCTGTTATAGAGTCTGATGAAAGCTGAAAAGATAAAGCAAGAGAGAACTTCCCTCTCATTAAGTGACAACGAGTTAGATCTCTTGTATTCCCTTCAAAGAAACAACCAATTAGAAGTTTGGTTTTCTCCCTTAAGAACTCTATCTATATCAAAGACAAATTATCTTCTGGGGGTTCTGATTCCTTGTTGTATCATCATCCCCCTTTCTCAGCAACTATATACGAAAGATTAGTTCAAGCAGGAGCTATTCACATCTGTTCATCTGCACTAGATGAATTTGGAATGGGAAGTGCAGGAGTCTTCTGTAATACAGGAATACTAGGTAATCCATATGATGAAGATAGAATTTGTGGGGGTTCAAGTTCAGGAGCGGCTTATCTAGTTAGTAAAGGTTTAGTTGACTTCGCAATAGGAACAGATACTGGAGGTTCAATAAGAACCCCAGCATCTTATTGTTCTATATATGGCTTTAAACCTTCTTTTGGGCTAGTTTCTAGAGAAGGAATACTCCCTCTCTGTACCTTACTAGATACTCCATCTATTATCTCTAACTCTGTTGGAGTTATTGCAGGGGTCTTAAGTGTTATTTCAGGGCCAGATCCTTTAGATCTAACTACCTTAAAGAGTCAAAGAAGAGACTTTCACAAATTCCCAAAAAAACCCTTAAAGTCTTATCTTTCTGAAGATAAACCAGAGAAATTCAGCTTTGTAGTAATTAAAGAATTACTGCAATATCCAGAAGGTAGAACTCTCTCTCAACAAGAATTAGAGCTTAAAAAGAATTACTACAACCTACTTAATAGACTCAAGCAAGAACCTTCTTGTCAGTTAAGCTCTGAAAGTTTTGGTTGAATTCCCCTTGATCTAGCTGAACTAACCTATAAGATCATTGCCTACAGTGAGTTAATAACTCACTATTTCTCTCTTAATGGAATAGTCACTCCTTGGTTAGGAGTTAAGGGTGATAACTCAGAAAATCTAGGTAGATCAATAGTTAATAAGAAAGCTTTAAAAGGCTTTCAAGTCTCAGATGACTACAAAGAAAAGTCACAAATACTGAGAGATAGAATGGGTAGAGAAGTTCAACTAAGACATCTAGTAGGTTATTTCTTTCTATATCAATCAAACTATCAAGATATATACCTAAATGCTAGAAAGCTAATGTCTGTATATGTTGAAAAGATGAACAATATCTTTTCAAGGGGAAAGATATTAGTCTCTCCTACAACCCCAACAATAGCTCCATTACTAGCTACTTACTCTAATGACTATCAAGTAGACAACTTTAGTTCTGCACTACTAATGTCTAACTTTAGTGGAGCTCCTGCTATCTCTATTCCTTGACTAGAGTATGAAGCTAAAGTACACTCTAAGGCTTCAGTGGTATATATTGGACTTCATTTGACTTGCAAGAGAGGAGAAGATCAATATTTACTCTCTGCAGTTAAATTCTTAGAGTCAAATAATCTACTTTAG